One window of Salmo salar chromosome ssa11, Ssal_v3.1, whole genome shotgun sequence genomic DNA carries:
- the LOC106563687 gene encoding sorting nexin-12 isoform X1, producing the protein MSDPTVADTRRLNSKPQDLTDAYGPPSNFLEIDVYDPQTVGVGRNRFTTYEVRMRTNLPIFKLKDSIVRRRYSDFEWLKNELERDSKIVVPPLPGKALKRQLPFRGDEGIFEEAFIEERRVGLEQFINRIAGHPLAQNERCLHMFLQDESLDRNYIPGKV; encoded by the exons ATGTCAGATCCCACAGTGGCTGATACTCGCCGGTTAAATTCAAAGCCTCAGGACCTGACGGATGCTTATGGTCCCCCCAGCAATTTTCTGGAAATTGACGTTTATGACCCACAAACTGTTGGAGTCGGGCGGAACCGTTTCACAACTTACGAAGTCCGTATGCGG ACAAACCTGCCGATTTTTAAGTTGAAGGATTCCATTGTGCGAAGAAGATACAGTGACTTTGAGTGGTTGAAGAATGAGTTGGAGCGAGACAGCAAG ATTGTAGTGCCGCCCTTGCCTGGGAAGGCACTGAAGAGACAGCTACCTTTCCGTGGGGATGAAGGCATTTTTGAAGAGGCTTTCATCGAAGAGCGACGTGTGGGTCTTGAGCAGTTCATCAACAG AATTGCAGGTCATCCTCTTGCTCAAAACGAGCGCTGTCTTCACATGTTTTTGCAGGACGAGAGCCTTGACCGTAACTACATTCCCGGAAAG GTATGA
- the LOC106563687 gene encoding sorting nexin-12 isoform X2: MSDPTVADTRRLNSKPQDLTDAYGPPSNFLEIDVYDPQTVGVGRNRFTTYEVRMRTNLPIFKLKDSIVRRRYSDFEWLKNELERDSKIVVPPLPGKALKRQLPFRGDEGIFEEAFIEERRVGLEQFINRIAGHPLAQNERCLHMFLQDESLDRNYIPGKIQ; this comes from the exons ATGTCAGATCCCACAGTGGCTGATACTCGCCGGTTAAATTCAAAGCCTCAGGACCTGACGGATGCTTATGGTCCCCCCAGCAATTTTCTGGAAATTGACGTTTATGACCCACAAACTGTTGGAGTCGGGCGGAACCGTTTCACAACTTACGAAGTCCGTATGCGG ACAAACCTGCCGATTTTTAAGTTGAAGGATTCCATTGTGCGAAGAAGATACAGTGACTTTGAGTGGTTGAAGAATGAGTTGGAGCGAGACAGCAAG ATTGTAGTGCCGCCCTTGCCTGGGAAGGCACTGAAGAGACAGCTACCTTTCCGTGGGGATGAAGGCATTTTTGAAGAGGCTTTCATCGAAGAGCGACGTGTGGGTCTTGAGCAGTTCATCAACAG AATTGCAGGTCATCCTCTTGCTCAAAACGAGCGCTGTCTTCACATGTTTTTGCAGGACGAGAGCCTTGACCGTAACTACATTCCCGGAAAG ATCCAGTGA